From the Bubalus kerabau isolate K-KA32 ecotype Philippines breed swamp buffalo chromosome 2, PCC_UOA_SB_1v2, whole genome shotgun sequence genome, one window contains:
- the LOC129644662 gene encoding beta-defensin 11-like, with amino-acid sequence MRLHHLLLGLLFLVLFAGSGFTQGISGPLSCHRKRGVCFPIRCPGHMRQIGTCFGRPIKCCRSW; translated from the exons ATGAGGCTCCATCACCTGCTCCTCGGGCTCCTCTTCCTGGTCCTGTTTGCTGGGTCAG gATTTACTCAAGGAATAAGTGGTCCTCTAAGCTGCCATAGGAAGAGAGGCGTCTGTTTTCCGATCAGGTGCCCTGGACACATGAGACAGATTGGCACCTGTTTCGGGCGCCCAATAAAATGCTGCAGGTCGTGGTAG